The following coding sequences are from one Phenylobacterium glaciei window:
- a CDS encoding TonB-dependent receptor gives MTRLSNVLFGGTALALLSAIAPAQAQVMIPEDKAVDELVITAMRFDAPRATVPSTIQIIGANDLRLQQALAQSAVEVVSALAPSFSPTRQKLSGAGETLRGRSPLYLVDGVPQSTPLRDDSRDGFTIDPFFIDRVEVVFGSNAIQGVGATGGVINYVTAPTPKSGQGWTGKVLAQTSFDDGNLNDSFSYKAAGLAGRDFGAWDVVAGAAYERRGGYFDADGRRIGIDATQGELQNSDSWSLFGKAGLDLGDERRLEAMVNHFELEGGDDYVLVNGNRATGLPASAVKGVQRGKPPANEVTSASVTYKDGDLFGGALTAQAFAHDYHGVFGGSITGTFQDVRIAPINTLFDQSANNSQKQGFKLDYERGFAAVPGLKVLVGLDGLKDKTYQELVLTNRVWVPKTTYKSLSPFLQAHQAVWGERIHLSAGVRQENATLEVGDFTTLASSGNTKVSGGEPSFTEVLSNVGGTVRIIEGVTAYASYAQGFTMPDVGRVLRAINTPGRDIDTYLDVNPVVSDNVELGVEFSHGPVNGSLAWFTSSSDRGALLVLNAGGTFDVQRQRTEIEGVEATLRWKAADWLTLGAAYAHLEGRTDTNGDGRVDADLDGANISPDRLTLTADATYGDFDFRLQGQFFEARDFQGQPVANNFEGYELLDAVAAWNAPFGVVSLGVRNLLDEQYITYNSDTTNPTDNTRYFAGQGRAVTVGIVKSF, from the coding sequence ACCGCGCTCGCCCTCCTGTCCGCGATCGCTCCGGCGCAGGCTCAGGTGATGATCCCGGAGGACAAGGCGGTGGACGAACTGGTGATCACCGCCATGCGCTTCGACGCGCCGCGCGCCACCGTGCCCTCCACCATCCAGATCATCGGCGCCAACGATCTGCGCCTGCAGCAGGCCTTGGCTCAGAGCGCGGTCGAGGTGGTCTCGGCCCTGGCGCCGTCCTTCTCGCCGACGCGGCAGAAGCTTTCGGGGGCCGGCGAAACCCTGCGCGGCCGCTCGCCGCTGTATCTGGTGGACGGGGTTCCGCAATCGACGCCGCTGCGCGACGACAGCCGCGACGGCTTCACCATCGATCCCTTCTTCATCGACCGCGTCGAGGTGGTGTTCGGCTCCAACGCCATCCAGGGCGTCGGCGCCACGGGCGGGGTGATCAACTACGTCACCGCCCCCACGCCGAAGTCCGGGCAGGGCTGGACCGGAAAGGTCCTGGCCCAGACCAGCTTCGACGACGGGAATCTGAACGACAGCTTCAGCTACAAGGCCGCCGGCCTGGCGGGCCGCGACTTCGGCGCCTGGGACGTCGTGGCCGGCGCCGCCTATGAGCGCCGCGGCGGCTATTTCGACGCCGATGGCCGCCGCATCGGCATCGACGCCACCCAGGGCGAGCTGCAGAATTCCGACAGTTGGTCGCTGTTCGGCAAGGCCGGCCTGGATCTCGGCGACGAGCGCCGCCTGGAGGCCATGGTCAACCACTTCGAGCTGGAGGGGGGCGACGACTACGTGCTGGTCAACGGCAACCGCGCCACCGGCCTGCCGGCCAGCGCCGTGAAGGGCGTCCAGCGCGGCAAGCCCCCGGCCAACGAGGTCACCTCGGCGTCGGTCACCTACAAGGACGGCGACCTGTTTGGCGGCGCCCTGACCGCCCAGGCCTTCGCCCACGACTATCACGGGGTGTTCGGAGGCTCGATCACCGGCACGTTCCAGGACGTGCGGATCGCCCCCATCAACACCCTGTTCGACCAGTCGGCCAACAATTCCCAGAAGCAGGGCTTCAAGCTGGACTACGAGCGCGGCTTCGCGGCCGTCCCCGGCCTGAAGGTGCTGGTGGGTCTCGATGGCCTGAAGGACAAGACCTATCAGGAACTGGTGCTGACCAACCGGGTCTGGGTGCCCAAGACCACCTATAAGAGCCTGTCGCCCTTCCTGCAGGCGCACCAGGCGGTCTGGGGCGAGCGCATCCATCTGTCGGCCGGCGTGCGCCAGGAGAACGCCACCCTTGAGGTGGGCGACTTCACGACCCTGGCCTCCTCGGGCAACACCAAGGTCAGCGGCGGCGAGCCCAGCTTCACCGAGGTGCTGAGCAATGTCGGCGGCACGGTACGGATCATCGAGGGGGTCACGGCCTACGCCTCCTACGCCCAGGGCTTCACCATGCCCGACGTGGGCCGGGTGCTGCGGGCCATCAACACCCCGGGCCGGGACATCGACACCTATCTGGACGTCAATCCGGTGGTCTCCGACAATGTCGAGCTCGGGGTGGAGTTCTCACACGGACCGGTCAACGGGTCGCTGGCCTGGTTTACCTCGTCGTCGGACAGGGGCGCCCTGCTGGTGCTGAACGCCGGCGGCACCTTCGACGTGCAGCGTCAGCGCACCGAGATCGAGGGCGTCGAGGCCACCCTGCGCTGGAAGGCTGCCGACTGGCTGACCCTGGGCGCGGCCTATGCTCACCTGGAGGGCCGCACCGACACCAATGGAGACGGCCGCGTCGACGCCGACCTGGACGGGGCCAACATCTCGCCCGACCGCCTGACCCTGACCGCCGACGCCACGTATGGCGACTTCGACTTCCGCCTGCAGGGGCAGTTTTTCGAGGCCCGCGACTTCCAGGGCCAGCCGGTGGCCAACAACTTCGAGGGCTATGAACTGTTGGACGCGGTGGCGGCCTGGAACGCCCCGTTCGGCGTGGTCAGCCTGGGCGTCCGCAACCTGCTGGACGAGCAGTACATCACCTATAACAGCGACACGACGAACCCGACCGACAACACCCGCTACTTCGCCGGTCAGGGCCGCGCGGTCACCGTCGGGATCGTGAAGAGCTTCTGA
- a CDS encoding PepSY-associated TM helix domain-containing protein: MGLIRTLHAWAGAILALILVILGLTGSLLVLREDWVKLTVPEARMVVTPSPAVLGAAAEAVEGQGSPRSMMFAGPRLGVHRLTYKDDGMAYAAADGTIVARWKGSARLEQWVFEAHHRLLSGEGGETVVGVAGLAGAVLCLTGVIVWFPAWRSFAGKVWPRSLARRDLVSSHRDLGILMAIPVFVLCLTGGMIIFNDASKALLVRLAPGGVEAPKPPRAGQGNIDWPVALAAAQAAFPQATLRLASWPAKPGAPAAIRLKQPNEWHPNGRTLVYIDPATSTVIGTADAQAYGPGVRFQNAVYPIHAASVGGRLYELLVFLGGVALAALGGLGLWSFLIQQRRSWARGR, encoded by the coding sequence ATGGGTCTGATCCGCACCCTGCACGCCTGGGCCGGCGCGATCCTCGCCCTGATCCTGGTGATCCTGGGCCTCACCGGTTCGCTGCTGGTGCTGCGCGAGGACTGGGTGAAGCTGACGGTGCCGGAGGCGCGGATGGTGGTGACGCCGTCCCCCGCGGTGCTGGGCGCCGCGGCCGAGGCGGTGGAGGGGCAAGGGTCGCCGCGCAGCATGATGTTCGCCGGACCGCGTCTCGGCGTCCACAGGCTGACCTATAAGGACGACGGCATGGCCTACGCCGCCGCCGACGGCACGATCGTGGCGCGCTGGAAGGGATCTGCGCGCCTCGAGCAATGGGTGTTCGAGGCCCACCACCGGCTGTTGTCAGGGGAGGGCGGCGAGACGGTGGTCGGCGTCGCGGGGCTGGCCGGCGCCGTGCTCTGCCTCACCGGGGTGATCGTCTGGTTCCCGGCCTGGCGCAGCTTCGCCGGCAAGGTCTGGCCCAGGAGCCTGGCGCGGCGGGACCTGGTGTCGTCGCACCGAGACCTGGGGATTCTGATGGCCATCCCGGTGTTCGTCCTGTGCCTGACCGGCGGCATGATCATCTTCAACGACGCCAGCAAGGCCCTGCTGGTCAGGCTGGCGCCCGGCGGCGTCGAGGCGCCCAAACCGCCCAGGGCGGGGCAGGGGAATATCGACTGGCCGGTGGCGCTGGCGGCCGCCCAGGCGGCCTTCCCGCAGGCGACCCTGCGGCTGGCCAGCTGGCCCGCCAAACCCGGCGCGCCGGCCGCCATCCGCCTTAAGCAGCCGAACGAGTGGCACCCGAACGGCCGCACCCTGGTCTATATCGATCCGGCGACGTCGACGGTGATCGGCACGGCGGACGCCCAGGCCTACGGCCCCGGCGTGCGGTTCCAGAACGCGGTCTATCCGATCCACGCCGCCTCGGTGGGCGGCAGGCTCTATGAGCTGCTGGTGTTCCTGGGCGGCGTCGCCCTGGCGGCCCTGGGCGGCCTGGGCCTCTGGTCGTTCCTGATCCAGCAGCGCCGAAGTTGGGCGCGGGGGCGGTAG
- the erpA gene encoding iron-sulfur cluster insertion protein ErpA, translating into MTTSDLTLSPTAAQRLHDLSKAEGHPVMLRVAVEGGGCSGFQYQFDLVSEPQSDDLRVELDGAAALVDEMSLILLKGSVIDYVDELAGAEFRIRNPNAKSSCGCGVSFSI; encoded by the coding sequence ATGACCACATCCGACCTCACCCTCTCCCCGACCGCGGCCCAAAGGCTGCATGACCTCAGCAAGGCCGAGGGTCATCCCGTCATGCTGCGCGTGGCGGTGGAGGGCGGCGGCTGCTCGGGCTTCCAGTACCAGTTCGACCTGGTCAGCGAGCCCCAGTCGGATGACCTGCGGGTCGAACTGGACGGCGCGGCGGCCCTGGTGGACGAGATGAGCCTGATCCTGCTCAAGGGCTCGGTGATCGACTATGTCGACGAACTGGCCGGCGCCGAATTCCGCATCCGCAATCCCAACGCCAAGTCCAGCTGCGGCTGCGGCGTGAGCTTCTCGATCTAA
- a CDS encoding deoxyguanosinetriphosphate triphosphohydrolase, with protein MALTVPPRASYAEDPALSLGRKVAEPESRNRTPFARDRDRIIHCTAFRRLKEKTQVFVAHEGDHFRTRLTHSLEVAQVARSLATALGLDADLAETIALAHDLGHPPFGHAGEDELQVQMEPFGGFDHNVQTFRVVTKLERRYPRWEGLNLTWETLEGIIKHNGPVTAKLSQPSWKAITEFDAEYDLGLDTWASAEAQCAALADDIAYNNHDVDDGVQAGLFHLKELLDVPLIGPILAGVYKEYPDLDPGIIRLEAVRRMIGAMIDDVLAETNRRATASKVSSADEVRHLDHALVAFSRDMLEDLGRLREFLMARMYRHWKVNRTRSQARRILAEMFQLFMSEPDVLPTEWFARSQNRDDAGRARVVCDYIAGMTDRFAIEEHRRLFHLDVWN; from the coding sequence ATGGCTTTGACGGTTCCGCCCCGCGCGTCCTACGCCGAAGACCCGGCCCTCTCCCTGGGCCGCAAGGTCGCGGAGCCCGAGAGCCGTAACCGCACCCCCTTCGCCCGCGACCGCGACCGGATCATCCACTGCACGGCCTTCCGGCGGCTGAAGGAGAAGACCCAGGTCTTCGTGGCCCACGAGGGCGATCATTTCCGCACCCGCCTGACCCACTCTCTGGAGGTGGCGCAGGTGGCGCGCTCGCTGGCCACGGCGCTGGGGCTGGACGCCGATCTCGCCGAGACCATTGCGCTTGCCCATGATCTCGGCCACCCGCCCTTCGGCCACGCGGGCGAGGACGAGCTGCAGGTGCAGATGGAGCCGTTTGGCGGCTTCGACCACAATGTGCAGACCTTCCGGGTGGTCACCAAGCTGGAGCGGCGCTATCCGCGCTGGGAAGGGCTGAACCTCACCTGGGAGACCCTGGAAGGGATCATCAAGCACAACGGCCCGGTGACGGCCAAGCTGAGCCAGCCGTCCTGGAAGGCGATCACCGAATTTGACGCCGAGTACGACCTCGGCCTGGATACCTGGGCGTCCGCCGAGGCCCAGTGCGCGGCGCTGGCCGACGACATCGCCTATAACAACCACGACGTGGACGACGGGGTGCAGGCGGGGCTGTTCCACCTGAAGGAACTGCTGGACGTGCCGCTGATCGGGCCGATCCTGGCGGGCGTCTACAAGGAATATCCCGACCTCGACCCCGGCATCATCCGCCTGGAGGCCGTGCGCCGGATGATCGGGGCGATGATCGACGACGTGCTGGCCGAGACCAACCGGCGGGCGACGGCGTCCAAGGTTTCGTCGGCCGACGAGGTCCGTCACCTGGACCACGCCCTGGTGGCCTTCTCGCGCGACATGCTGGAGGACCTGGGCCGGCTGCGGGAATTCCTGATGGCCCGCATGTACCGGCACTGGAAGGTGAACCGCACCCGCTCCCAGGCCCGCCGTATTCTGGCCGAGATGTTCCAGTTGTTCATGAGCGAACCCGACGTCCTGCCGACGGAATGGTTCGCCCGGTCGCAGAACCGCGACGACGCCGGCCGCGCCCGGGTGGTGTGCGACTACATCGCCGGCATGACCGACCGCTTCGCCATCGAAGAGCATCGCAGGCTTTTCCACCTCGACGTCTGGAATTAG
- a CDS encoding SPOR domain-containing protein translates to MTNPDRGAYTPPTDAPLSFDARQPVRGSRPAPMMLIVSALVLIGLVVAIVVFYRSGVRQAGAAPQAVGTPVGAIKGPAPAEEQPVDPAAGLQIYQSSEGAAAPAAPNFTAPPEQPAARAPAPAVVVTPAPAAKPAAIPPQTVARPQQTGPVAAMPITPEPKPVPALKPNLPTPAAPKPVATAGGAASVQIGAFSSSALADKGWSDAARIAPGATAGKGKRVEAIQKDGATLYRTAVTGFASRADATAFCDQLKAAGKSCFVK, encoded by the coding sequence ATGACCAACCCCGACCGCGGAGCCTATACGCCGCCCACCGACGCGCCGCTGTCCTTCGATGCGCGCCAGCCGGTGCGGGGAAGCCGCCCGGCGCCGATGATGTTGATCGTCTCGGCCCTGGTGCTGATCGGCCTGGTGGTGGCGATCGTGGTCTTCTACCGCTCGGGCGTGCGCCAGGCCGGCGCCGCGCCGCAGGCGGTGGGAACCCCGGTCGGCGCCATCAAGGGTCCCGCGCCGGCCGAGGAGCAGCCGGTCGACCCGGCCGCCGGCCTGCAGATCTATCAGTCGTCGGAGGGCGCCGCCGCCCCGGCCGCCCCGAACTTCACCGCCCCGCCGGAACAGCCCGCCGCTCGCGCGCCCGCGCCGGCCGTGGTGGTGACGCCCGCACCCGCGGCCAAGCCTGCCGCCATCCCGCCGCAGACAGTGGCCAGGCCGCAGCAGACCGGTCCGGTCGCCGCCATGCCGATCACGCCCGAGCCCAAGCCGGTTCCGGCCCTCAAGCCCAACCTGCCGACCCCCGCCGCGCCGAAGCCCGTGGCTACGGCCGGCGGCGCGGCCTCGGTGCAGATCGGCGCCTTCTCGTCCTCCGCCCTGGCCGACAAGGGCTGGAGCGACGCCGCGCGCATCGCGCCGGGCGCCACGGCGGGCAAGGGCAAGCGGGTCGAGGCCATCCAGAAGGATGGCGCCACCCTCTACCGTACCGCCGTCACCGGCTTCGCGAGCCGTGCGGACGCGACGGCCTTCTGCGATCAGCTCAAGGCCGCGGGCAAGAGCTGCTTCGTGAAGTGA
- the nagZ gene encoding beta-N-acetylhexosaminidase, producing MSISASILGCAGLTLSKEEQAFFRDVRPWGFILFKRNVESPDQVRALTEALRACVARPDAPILIDQEGGRVARLGPPHWRRYPPGRAYGELPANDLLLRREITRLGARLLAHDLSALGINVDCVPVLDVPSEGAHDIIGDRAYAKTPEGVAQLGRAACEGLIAGGVLPVIKHIPGHGRAMADSHHDLPVVDASYEDLDAHDFAPFRVLSDMPMAMSAHVVYTAVDPRGPATTSKRVISTVIRKAIGFDGLLMTDDLSMKALGGDFTTRAKTALSAGCDVVLHCNGDMAEMAAVIAGTRPLAGRAAQRARAALGRIARVPEPFDAAEARARFDAAFEGRWS from the coding sequence GTGAGCATCAGCGCCTCCATCCTCGGCTGCGCGGGCCTGACCCTTTCGAAAGAGGAGCAGGCCTTTTTCCGCGATGTGCGTCCCTGGGGGTTCATCCTCTTCAAGCGCAATGTGGAGAGCCCTGACCAGGTCCGCGCGCTGACGGAGGCCCTGCGCGCCTGCGTGGCGCGGCCGGACGCGCCGATCCTGATCGACCAGGAGGGGGGCCGGGTCGCCCGCCTGGGGCCGCCGCACTGGCGGCGCTATCCGCCGGGCCGCGCCTATGGTGAGCTTCCGGCCAATGATCTCCTGCTGCGCCGGGAGATCACCCGCCTGGGGGCCCGCCTGCTGGCCCATGACCTGTCGGCGCTCGGCATCAATGTCGACTGCGTGCCGGTGCTGGACGTGCCGAGCGAAGGCGCCCACGACATCATCGGCGACCGCGCCTATGCCAAGACACCCGAGGGCGTCGCCCAGCTGGGGCGAGCGGCCTGCGAGGGCCTGATCGCGGGCGGGGTGCTGCCGGTGATCAAGCACATCCCCGGACACGGCCGGGCCATGGCCGACAGCCACCACGACCTGCCGGTGGTGGACGCCAGCTACGAGGACCTCGACGCCCACGACTTCGCGCCGTTCCGGGTGCTGTCGGACATGCCGATGGCGATGAGCGCCCACGTCGTCTACACGGCCGTCGATCCGCGCGGGCCCGCGACGACCTCCAAGCGGGTCATCAGCACGGTGATCCGCAAGGCCATCGGTTTTGATGGCCTGCTGATGACCGATGACCTCTCCATGAAGGCGCTGGGCGGTGACTTCACCACGCGCGCCAAGACCGCGCTCTCGGCCGGCTGCGACGTGGTCCTGCACTGCAATGGCGACATGGCTGAGATGGCCGCGGTGATCGCCGGCACGCGCCCGCTCGCCGGCCGCGCCGCCCAGCGGGCTCGCGCGGCGCTGGGCCGCATCGCCCGCGTGCCCGAGCCCTTTGATGCTGCCGAAGCCCGCGCCCGATTCGACGCGGCCTTCGAGGGACGCTGGTCTTGA
- a CDS encoding segregation and condensation protein A, translating into MSNTFQPNLDFEAATTAAEDGEALIIDLDGYEGPLHVLLALARSQKVDLMKLSITKLADQYLAFVQQARRIRFSLAADYLVMAAWLTYLKSRLLLPKPERPKAEEPPAEEMAAQLAFRLAKLDAMRKSAETLRDGPQLGREVFLRGDPQAIQIIPSNRLEGDLYGLMSAYIAQRKKEQGRHYTPRTPQAYPLEEARERLREMLPDLSRWTSLQGIAPMRPSAETGPSRASYVASTLSASLELVKEGAMEARQLEAFADIFLRARRGAAA; encoded by the coding sequence TTGAGCAACACCTTTCAGCCCAATCTCGACTTCGAGGCGGCGACCACGGCGGCCGAGGACGGCGAAGCCCTGATCATCGACCTGGACGGCTACGAAGGTCCGCTGCACGTCCTGCTGGCCCTGGCGCGCAGCCAGAAGGTCGACCTGATGAAGCTGTCGATCACCAAGCTGGCCGATCAGTACCTGGCCTTCGTGCAGCAGGCGCGGCGGATCCGCTTCTCGCTGGCCGCCGACTATCTGGTAATGGCCGCCTGGCTGACCTACCTGAAATCCCGCCTGCTGCTGCCCAAGCCCGAGCGGCCCAAGGCCGAGGAGCCGCCGGCCGAGGAGATGGCCGCACAGCTGGCCTTCCGCCTGGCCAAGCTGGACGCCATGCGCAAGTCCGCCGAAACCCTGCGCGACGGGCCGCAGCTGGGCCGCGAGGTCTTCCTGCGCGGCGACCCGCAGGCCATCCAGATCATCCCGTCCAACCGGCTGGAGGGCGACCTCTACGGCCTGATGAGCGCCTATATCGCCCAGCGGAAGAAGGAGCAGGGGCGCCACTACACGCCGCGTACGCCCCAGGCCTATCCGCTGGAGGAGGCCCGCGAGCGGCTGCGCGAGATGCTGCCCGACCTGTCGCGCTGGACCTCGCTGCAGGGCATCGCGCCGATGCGGCCCAGCGCCGAGACGGGACCGAGCCGCGCGTCCTATGTGGCCTCCACCCTCTCGGCCAGCCTGGAGCTGGTGAAGGAAGGCGCCATGGAGGCCCGCCAGCTGGAGGCCTTCGCCGACATCTTCCTGCGCGCCCGCCGGGGAGCCGCCGCGTGA